In one window of Streptomyces sp. NBC_01224 DNA:
- a CDS encoding acyl-CoA dehydrogenase family protein, with product MDAAFTAEQDEIRRTLRELLAKRSGPDDVRSAVRTADGYDETLWRQLAQDLGLPGLALPQEYGGVGCGLAELAVACEETGRALLPSPLIATAALAAPLIAALGTEAQRTALLPRIAAGQLTATLAVPGGSLATALGLTGDPTGGAWAGGGRAGGIQARPVGGAEGWRLYGEAAQVLDGHSAGLLLVAAHTGGFPRSRTLLFLVRPDTAAGIVRARRTSLDETRPLARIELRDTEAELLGADDTVDVIDALAPAGRGVAVLLAAEAVGAAASALDRTVEYVKTREQFGRAIGSFQAVKHRLADLYVRVQAARSAAYYAAWDPAAGGLALAQALEALRITTAEAVQLHGGIGFTWEHEAHLYFKRAAADELLFGPVHRLRDHAAQQAGLFGPSNGQPSASSAFAAPGSAEQVAV from the coding sequence ATGGATGCCGCCTTCACCGCGGAACAGGACGAGATCCGCCGCACCCTGCGCGAACTGCTGGCCAAACGCAGTGGACCCGACGACGTCAGGAGTGCCGTACGGACCGCCGACGGGTACGACGAGACCCTGTGGCGACAGCTCGCCCAGGACCTCGGGCTGCCCGGGCTCGCCCTCCCCCAGGAGTACGGAGGTGTCGGCTGCGGCCTGGCCGAGCTCGCCGTCGCCTGTGAGGAGACCGGTCGCGCCCTGCTGCCGTCGCCCCTGATCGCCACCGCCGCACTCGCCGCGCCCCTGATCGCCGCCCTCGGCACCGAGGCCCAGCGCACCGCCCTGCTGCCGCGCATCGCCGCCGGCCAACTGACCGCGACCCTGGCCGTCCCCGGCGGCTCGCTCGCCACCGCACTCGGCCTCACCGGTGACCCCACCGGCGGCGCCTGGGCGGGTGGCGGCCGGGCGGGCGGAATACAGGCCAGGCCGGTCGGCGGCGCGGAGGGCTGGCGGTTGTACGGGGAGGCCGCCCAGGTCCTCGACGGGCACAGCGCGGGACTCCTCCTGGTGGCCGCCCACACCGGCGGCTTCCCGCGCAGTCGTACGCTCCTCTTCCTGGTCCGCCCGGACACGGCGGCCGGAATCGTCCGCGCCCGCCGGACCTCGCTGGACGAGACCCGCCCGTTGGCCCGCATCGAACTCCGTGACACCGAGGCCGAACTCCTCGGCGCGGACGACACCGTGGACGTCATCGACGCGCTCGCCCCGGCAGGACGCGGGGTCGCCGTACTGCTCGCCGCGGAGGCGGTGGGGGCGGCGGCGAGCGCACTGGATCGGACCGTCGAATACGTGAAGACGCGCGAACAGTTCGGCCGGGCGATCGGCTCCTTCCAGGCCGTGAAGCACCGCCTCGCGGATCTGTACGTACGGGTGCAGGCGGCTCGTTCCGCCGCGTACTACGCGGCCTGGGACCCGGCGGCCGGGGGCCTCGCACTCGCCCAGGCCCTGGAGGCGCTGCGGATCACCACGGCCGAGGCCGTCCAGCTGCACGGCGGGATCGGCTTCACCTGGGAACACGAGGCGCATCTGTACTTCAAGCGGGCCGCTGCCGACGAACTGCTCTTCGGCCCCGTCCACCGGCTCCGCGACCATGCGGCGCAGCAGGCCGGACTGTTCGGACCGTCGAACGGGCAGCCGTCCGCGTCCTCGGCATTCGCCGCCCCGGGATCGGCCGAGCAGGTGGCGGTCTGA
- a CDS encoding Zn-ribbon domain-containing OB-fold protein, producing MDALLLPVVDEDGAPFWEYAARGELRVQACAEPECGRLRFPPRPCCPHCQSFESEWRPMSGRGRIWSYVLPHPPLLPAYAAQAPYNAVVVELADAPDIRLVGNVVSGPDAPLDSVDPGRLRIGAPVRVVFCPTGSGATLVRWLLER from the coding sequence ATGGATGCTCTGCTGCTGCCCGTCGTGGACGAGGACGGCGCACCCTTCTGGGAGTACGCGGCCCGCGGCGAACTCCGCGTCCAGGCCTGCGCCGAGCCGGAGTGCGGAAGGCTCCGCTTCCCGCCCCGGCCGTGCTGCCCGCACTGCCAGTCCTTCGAGAGCGAGTGGCGGCCGATGAGCGGACGCGGCCGCATCTGGTCGTACGTGCTGCCGCATCCGCCGCTGCTGCCCGCGTACGCCGCGCAGGCCCCGTACAACGCCGTCGTGGTCGAGCTGGCCGACGCCCCGGACATCCGGCTGGTCGGAAATGTGGTGAGCGGTCCGGACGCCCCGCTGGACTCGGTCGATCCGGGGCGGCTACGGATCGGGGCGCCGGTGCGGGTGGTGTTCTGCCCAACCGGTTCCGGGGCGACCCTGGTGCGTTGGCTGCTGGAGAGGTGA
- a CDS encoding nitroreductase family deazaflavin-dependent oxidoreductase has protein sequence MALGVRLVQKVSSTRTFARIAPHVIPAMDRTVHRLTRGKVLLSARMLPGLILTVPGARSGQLRTTPLACMPENGTEQSWILVGSNFGRTGHPAWTANLLAGPGKAVVNWRGRDIPVRATLLQGAERDAVWRTALKFWPPYAAYQARVEREIRLFRLERRSDAAT, from the coding sequence ATGGCACTCGGCGTCCGGCTGGTCCAGAAGGTGTCCTCGACCCGCACGTTCGCGAGGATCGCCCCGCATGTCATCCCCGCCATGGACCGTACGGTGCACCGGCTCACGCGCGGCAAGGTGCTGCTCAGCGCCCGGATGCTGCCGGGGCTGATCCTGACGGTGCCGGGAGCGAGAAGCGGGCAGCTCAGGACCACTCCGCTGGCCTGCATGCCGGAGAACGGGACGGAGCAGAGCTGGATCCTGGTCGGCAGCAATTTCGGCCGTACGGGGCATCCGGCCTGGACCGCGAATCTGCTGGCCGGTCCCGGCAAGGCCGTCGTCAACTGGAGGGGCCGGGACATTCCGGTGCGCGCCACACTGCTGCAGGGCGCGGAACGGGATGCGGTGTGGCGGACGGCGCTGAAGTTCTGGCCGCCCTATGCGGCGTATCAGGCGCGGGTCGAGCGGGAGATCCGGCTCTTCAGGCTGGAACGGCGGAGTGACGCCGCGACCTGA
- a CDS encoding TetR family transcriptional regulator codes for MTGQVRTVDGRVAGRRGQATRQKLLDCLSEMLSSSPYRDVKVIDVARKAGTSPATFYQYFPDVEGAVLEIAEEMAKEGAGLTELVAGRSWVGKAGWQTAEELVEGFLDFWRHHDAILRVVDLGAAEGDKRFYKIRMKILNSVTNSLTDSVKELQARGKVDKDVSAAAMAGSLVAMLAAVASHQKGFTTWGVKQAELKPNLALLVHLGITGKKPTK; via the coding sequence ATGACAGGACAAGTGCGCACCGTCGACGGCCGCGTGGCCGGTCGACGCGGACAGGCAACGCGGCAGAAGCTGCTCGACTGCCTCAGCGAGATGCTCAGTTCCTCGCCGTACCGGGACGTCAAAGTCATCGACGTCGCCCGGAAGGCGGGGACTTCACCCGCGACCTTCTACCAATACTTCCCCGACGTCGAGGGCGCCGTCCTCGAAATCGCCGAAGAGATGGCCAAGGAGGGCGCCGGTTTGACCGAACTGGTCGCAGGCCGCTCCTGGGTCGGCAAGGCCGGCTGGCAGACCGCCGAAGAACTCGTCGAGGGATTCCTCGACTTCTGGCGACATCATGACGCGATCCTGCGTGTGGTCGACCTCGGAGCGGCCGAGGGCGACAAGCGGTTCTACAAGATCCGTATGAAGATCCTGAACTCGGTCACCAACTCCCTTACGGATTCGGTGAAGGAGCTCCAGGCCAGGGGCAAGGTCGACAAGGACGTCAGCGCCGCCGCGATGGCGGGCTCGCTCGTCGCGATGCTGGCCGCGGTCGCCTCGCACCAGAAGGGCTTTACGACCTGGGGCGTGAAGCAGGCCGAACTCAAGCCGAATCTCGCACTGTTGGTGCATCTGGGCATCACCGGCAAGAAGCCGACCAAGTAG
- a CDS encoding pyridoxine/pyridoxamine 5'-phosphate oxidase yields the protein MRCNGAMSDVQKTDAQQSFLDLLHAQRVWDVDLPAFDPDTAPSAPLPLFHAWFAEAVAAGQAEPHTMSLATVDAEGRPDVRTLMLHDADERGWHFATHRTSTKGRQLAAHPHAALGFYWPVQGRQVRVRGPVTETSRAESLADLHARSTGALAAALTGSQSEVLDSREELARTADAAWERASAEPDAEVAGWTRYVVEPREVEFFQGDAGRRHVRLRYRRDGAHWTRELLWP from the coding sequence ATGCGCTGCAATGGGGCCATGAGCGACGTACAGAAGACCGACGCACAGCAGAGCTTCCTGGACCTGCTCCACGCCCAGCGGGTCTGGGACGTGGACCTTCCCGCCTTCGACCCGGACACCGCGCCCTCCGCCCCGCTCCCCCTCTTCCACGCCTGGTTCGCCGAGGCCGTGGCCGCCGGGCAGGCCGAGCCGCACACGATGTCGCTGGCCACCGTCGACGCCGAGGGCCGGCCCGATGTGCGGACGCTGATGCTGCACGACGCGGACGAGCGCGGCTGGCACTTCGCCACGCACCGCACCAGCACGAAGGGCCGACAGCTCGCCGCCCACCCGCACGCGGCGCTCGGCTTCTACTGGCCGGTGCAGGGGCGACAGGTGCGGGTGCGGGGACCGGTCACCGAGACGAGCCGGGCGGAGAGCCTGGCCGATCTGCACGCCCGCTCGACCGGGGCACTTGCAGCGGCGCTGACCGGGTCGCAGAGCGAGGTGCTGGACTCGCGGGAGGAACTGGCCCGGACCGCCGACGCCGCCTGGGAACGGGCGTCGGCCGAGCCGGACGCGGAGGTAGCCGGCTGGACGCGTTACGTGGTCGAGCCCCGGGAGGTCGAGTTCTTCCAGGGCGACGCGGGGCGCCGACACGTACGGCTGCGCTACCGCCGGGACGGTGCGCACTGGACGCGGGAACTGCTCTGGCCGTAG
- a CDS encoding VOC family protein produces MAAFAQSAPCWADVQLPDLEAGKRFYGELFGWTFRAGDGPYADALSDGKLVAALAAKQDGRMPTAWGIYFATDDIVATVARIREAGGQVITDPVRAGGAGVLAQAADPGGAVFGLWQAGDREGFQKQNEPGSFCWTEVRTRQKDRVDAFYEEVFGFQGTDLDASGAGESGTAGSGVDFRMWSPAGTEPGPDTAVGGRSVITDAFPAEMPSYFLSYFAVEDCNSAAGHAVRLGGRISAPPFDLPYGRTAVLQDDQGAVFAVLQPPVSGKRAE; encoded by the coding sequence ATGGCCGCATTCGCGCAATCCGCGCCGTGCTGGGCGGATGTGCAGCTTCCCGACCTCGAAGCGGGCAAGCGCTTCTACGGTGAGCTGTTCGGCTGGACCTTCCGGGCCGGCGACGGCCCGTACGCGGACGCACTCAGCGACGGGAAGCTCGTCGCCGCACTCGCCGCCAAGCAGGACGGCCGGATGCCGACCGCCTGGGGCATCTACTTCGCCACCGACGACATCGTCGCGACGGTCGCCCGTATCAGGGAGGCGGGCGGCCAGGTGATCACCGACCCCGTGCGGGCGGGCGGGGCGGGAGTGCTCGCCCAGGCGGCCGATCCCGGCGGAGCGGTCTTCGGGCTCTGGCAGGCCGGTGACCGCGAAGGCTTCCAGAAGCAGAACGAACCAGGCTCCTTCTGCTGGACCGAGGTCCGCACCCGGCAGAAGGACCGTGTCGACGCCTTCTACGAGGAGGTCTTCGGCTTCCAGGGCACCGATCTCGACGCCTCCGGCGCGGGCGAATCCGGTACAGCCGGGTCCGGCGTCGACTTCCGCATGTGGTCCCCGGCCGGTACGGAACCCGGACCGGACACCGCGGTCGGCGGGCGCAGCGTCATCACCGATGCCTTCCCGGCCGAGATGCCCAGCTACTTCCTCAGCTACTTCGCCGTCGAGGACTGCAATTCCGCCGCCGGACACGCCGTACGCCTCGGCGGCCGCATCTCCGCGCCGCCCTTCGACCTCCCGTACGGGAGGACGGCGGTCCTCCAGGACGATCAGGGTGCCGTGTTCGCCGTACTTCAGCCCCCTGTGTCCGGGAAGAGGGCAGAGTGA
- the htpX gene encoding zinc metalloprotease HtpX has product MSRTRSRYAPDRGLTTRMVTTMFLIGLLYVVLVGVLLAVLRGAWPIILIFTGGLFIAQFWFSDRIAAFSMGAREVTPEQAPELHGTVDRICALADMPKPRVAIAQSDVPNAFATGRSEKTALVCATTGLLRRLEPEELEGVLAHEMSHVAHRDVAVMTIASFLGVLAGIVTRVALWGGLSRNSRANDPVGIAVMLIPLVSAVVYALSFLLTRLLSRYRELSADRTAALLTGRPSALASALTKVSGQMARIPTEDLRKAEPYNAFYFVPAFSSKESLSRLLSSHPTLEQRLDQLARISADLARP; this is encoded by the coding sequence ATGAGCCGAACCCGTTCCCGTTACGCCCCCGACCGCGGGCTGACCACGCGCATGGTGACCACCATGTTCCTGATCGGTCTGCTGTACGTGGTGCTGGTCGGCGTGCTGCTCGCGGTGCTGCGCGGCGCCTGGCCGATCATTCTGATCTTCACCGGCGGCCTCTTCATCGCCCAGTTCTGGTTCAGCGACCGCATCGCGGCCTTCAGTATGGGCGCCCGGGAGGTCACCCCCGAGCAGGCGCCGGAGCTGCACGGCACCGTCGACCGCATCTGCGCCCTGGCCGACATGCCCAAGCCCCGGGTGGCGATCGCCCAGAGCGATGTGCCGAACGCCTTCGCCACCGGCCGGAGCGAGAAGACCGCCCTGGTATGCGCCACCACCGGACTGCTGCGCAGACTGGAGCCGGAGGAGCTGGAGGGCGTACTCGCGCACGAGATGTCGCACGTCGCGCACCGCGATGTCGCCGTCATGACGATCGCCTCGTTCCTCGGTGTGCTCGCCGGCATCGTCACCCGCGTCGCCCTGTGGGGCGGCCTCTCCCGCAACAGCAGGGCCAATGACCCCGTCGGCATCGCGGTCATGCTCATCCCGCTGGTCAGCGCCGTCGTGTACGCCCTGAGCTTCCTGCTCACCCGGCTGCTCTCGCGCTACCGCGAGCTCTCCGCCGACCGCACCGCCGCCCTGCTCACCGGCCGCCCCTCGGCGCTCGCCTCCGCCCTCACGAAGGTGAGCGGCCAGATGGCCCGCATCCCGACCGAGGACCTGCGGAAGGCGGAGCCGTACAACGCCTTCTACTTCGTTCCCGCGTTCTCCTCCAAGGAGAGCCTGAGCCGGCTGCTCTCCTCCCACCCGACCCTTGAGCAGCGCCTGGACCAGCTGGCCCGTATCTCCGCCGACCTCGCCCGCCCGTAA
- a CDS encoding serine/threonine-protein kinase, with protein MVEQLTQHDPRRIGPFEVLGRLGAGGMGLVYLARSASGRRVAIKTVRTELAEDQLFRVRFTREVEAARAVSGFYTAAVVDADPRAAVPWLATAYVPAPSLEEIVNECGPMPVQAVRWLAAGIAEALQSIHGAGLVHRDMKPSNVLVVEDGPRVIDFGIASGVSNTRLTMTNVAVGTPAYMSPEQARDSRSVTGASDVFSLGSTLVFAATGHAPFHGVNPVETVFMLLREGPDLEGLPDELRPLIDSCMQMDAGLRPTPADLQAQLAPHLFASGGDDSGTASAWLPTSATAMIEQRRGGGRKTAAPAPAPAPMPPPQQLPGADRDTAWRSGVDPRSPAAASAQLPDGGGPVRLPGAKVPIGAGPRAQDVRATATATADAGPATGWVRPPVGVNGTAPAAPAPLPAPAHAPETAPPGPDRWRPWRFRMSNDVWGTPVVAGDLLYVTSFEVHALDIGNGRRQFKTRDVAWVMAVEDGRIHASDGPSLYALDAATGAERWRLQTDAWVYSLKADRGTVVTGTRGGGVQAWEASTGEKLWESSGVQTDFETAEAGPAIHDGTVYLWQDARLRAVDARTGIERWSYPIGDAASCGGVPVRVTAAPDGFVYVSAGARVLAVDTVSGHVRWHFESPAVFLSPPAFAPGPAVTGGGVYLADYLGTVYAIDASTGKDRWRIATEARQSIEPVLVTAGNVHVGSGSALYTLDAVTGTPKWRFAAGGEVVGAPVVADGRVHFGSADHVLYTLDAAGGQLRWKLATGGEITGSPVARGGVVYACSKDRCVYALDALKGTGTGNRPRT; from the coding sequence GTGGTGGAGCAGCTGACGCAGCACGACCCGAGACGGATCGGCCCGTTCGAGGTGCTGGGACGGCTCGGGGCCGGTGGCATGGGGCTGGTCTATCTCGCCCGCTCGGCTTCGGGCCGGCGGGTGGCGATCAAGACGGTCCGTACGGAGCTCGCCGAGGACCAGCTGTTCCGGGTCCGCTTCACGCGCGAGGTGGAGGCAGCCCGGGCGGTCAGCGGCTTCTACACGGCCGCGGTGGTGGACGCCGACCCGCGGGCCGCCGTGCCGTGGCTGGCCACCGCTTATGTGCCCGCCCCGTCGCTCGAGGAGATAGTGAATGAGTGCGGGCCCATGCCGGTCCAGGCGGTGCGCTGGCTGGCCGCCGGTATCGCCGAGGCGCTCCAGTCGATCCATGGTGCGGGGCTCGTCCACCGCGACATGAAGCCGTCGAACGTGCTCGTCGTCGAGGACGGCCCGCGGGTGATCGACTTCGGGATCGCGTCCGGAGTCTCCAACACCCGGCTGACCATGACGAATGTCGCCGTCGGCACGCCCGCCTACATGTCGCCCGAGCAGGCGCGGGACTCGCGCAGCGTCACGGGCGCCAGCGATGTCTTCTCGCTCGGCTCGACGCTCGTCTTCGCCGCCACCGGCCATGCGCCGTTCCACGGCGTCAACCCCGTCGAGACGGTCTTCATGCTGCTGCGCGAGGGCCCCGATCTGGAGGGCCTGCCCGACGAACTGCGGCCGCTGATCGATTCCTGCATGCAGATGGACGCCGGGCTGCGGCCCACCCCCGCCGACCTGCAGGCCCAGCTCGCTCCGCACCTCTTCGCCTCCGGCGGCGACGACAGCGGTACGGCTTCGGCATGGCTGCCGACCTCCGCCACCGCGATGATCGAGCAGCGCCGCGGCGGAGGCCGCAAGACCGCGGCTCCCGCGCCCGCTCCGGCCCCCATGCCGCCGCCCCAGCAGCTGCCCGGCGCGGACCGGGACACCGCCTGGCGCAGCGGCGTCGATCCGCGCTCCCCGGCCGCCGCGTCCGCGCAGCTGCCCGACGGGGGCGGTCCGGTGCGGCTGCCCGGTGCGAAGGTGCCGATCGGCGCCGGCCCGCGCGCCCAGGACGTACGGGCCACCGCCACGGCCACCGCGGACGCCGGCCCCGCGACCGGCTGGGTGCGCCCGCCCGTCGGGGTGAACGGCACAGCCCCCGCCGCGCCGGCCCCCCTGCCCGCGCCCGCGCACGCGCCCGAGACCGCGCCCCCGGGCCCGGACCGCTGGCGGCCCTGGCGGTTCCGGATGTCCAACGACGTCTGGGGGACGCCCGTCGTCGCCGGGGACCTCCTCTACGTCACGTCGTTCGAGGTGCACGCCCTGGACATCGGCAACGGGCGGCGCCAGTTCAAGACCCGGGACGTGGCCTGGGTGATGGCCGTCGAGGACGGCCGTATCCACGCCTCCGACGGGCCGTCGCTGTACGCCCTGGACGCGGCGACCGGCGCCGAGCGATGGCGGCTGCAGACAGATGCCTGGGTGTACTCCCTCAAGGCCGACCGCGGCACCGTCGTCACCGGCACCCGGGGCGGCGGCGTCCAGGCGTGGGAGGCGTCCACGGGAGAGAAGCTGTGGGAGAGCAGCGGCGTACAGACCGACTTCGAGACAGCGGAGGCCGGGCCCGCGATCCACGACGGCACGGTCTACCTGTGGCAGGACGCCCGGCTGCGCGCCGTCGACGCCCGTACCGGCATCGAACGCTGGTCGTACCCCATCGGCGACGCGGCCTCCTGCGGCGGTGTGCCGGTCCGGGTGACCGCGGCGCCGGACGGTTTCGTGTACGTCAGCGCGGGGGCCCGGGTCCTGGCTGTCGACACCGTGTCCGGTCATGTCCGCTGGCACTTCGAGTCGCCCGCGGTCTTCCTCTCCCCGCCCGCGTTCGCACCCGGGCCCGCCGTCACCGGCGGCGGCGTGTACCTCGCCGACTACCTCGGCACGGTGTACGCGATCGACGCCTCGACCGGCAAGGACCGCTGGCGCATCGCCACGGAGGCCCGCCAGTCGATCGAACCGGTCCTGGTCACGGCCGGGAACGTCCATGTCGGCAGCGGCAGCGCCCTGTACACGCTCGACGCGGTCACCGGCACCCCGAAGTGGCGGTTCGCGGCAGGCGGCGAGGTGGTGGGGGCCCCGGTGGTCGCCGACGGCCGGGTCCACTTCGGCTCGGCCGACCACGTTCTGTACACCCTGGACGCGGCGGGTGGCCAACTCCGATGGAAGCTGGCGACGGGCGGCGAGATCACGGGTTCGCCGGTGGCACGGGGCGGTGTCGTGTACGCGTGCAGCAAGGACCGCTGCGTTTACGCGCTGGACGCGCTGAAGGGAACGGGCACCGGCAACCGGCCCCGGACATAG
- a CDS encoding enoyl-CoA hydratase/isomerase family protein, protein MALRTETDKESGVALVTLDRPERLNAIDLATAAELTAAWRAFRFDDGVRAVVVTGAGGRAFCTGIDRGVEVPQPSSPYTIDDPLIAIGPKANDLWKPVIAAVEGMACGGAFYLLGEAEFVIASEEATFFDPHTTYGMVSAYEAISMAQRMPFGEVARMSLMGTAERVTARRAYETGLVSEVTAPGGAVAAALRAAGVIASYPTQAVQGTVRAVWSAKEAARAQAMAHAPHLIALGNLPPERQAELFRGRGGNGFRMR, encoded by the coding sequence ATGGCGCTGCGGACGGAGACGGACAAGGAGTCCGGGGTCGCGCTCGTCACCCTCGACCGGCCCGAGAGGCTCAATGCGATCGATCTGGCGACGGCCGCTGAACTGACCGCCGCCTGGCGGGCGTTCCGGTTCGACGACGGAGTACGGGCCGTTGTCGTCACCGGTGCGGGCGGCCGGGCCTTCTGTACGGGGATCGACCGGGGCGTGGAGGTGCCGCAGCCGTCGTCCCCGTACACGATCGACGATCCGCTGATCGCGATCGGGCCGAAGGCGAATGACCTGTGGAAGCCGGTGATCGCGGCCGTGGAGGGGATGGCCTGCGGAGGGGCGTTCTATCTGCTGGGCGAGGCGGAGTTCGTCATCGCGTCCGAGGAGGCGACGTTCTTCGACCCGCACACGACGTACGGCATGGTCAGCGCGTACGAGGCGATCTCCATGGCGCAGCGGATGCCGTTCGGCGAGGTGGCCCGGATGTCCCTGATGGGTACGGCCGAACGGGTCACGGCCCGCCGGGCGTACGAGACCGGGCTGGTCAGTGAGGTGACGGCACCCGGCGGCGCGGTGGCGGCGGCACTGCGGGCGGCGGGGGTGATCGCCTCGTATCCGACGCAGGCGGTCCAGGGGACGGTTCGGGCGGTGTGGTCCGCGAAGGAGGCGGCCAGGGCGCAGGCCATGGCCCACGCCCCGCACCTGATCGCGCTCGGGAACCTGCCGCCGGAGCGGCAGGCCGAGTTGTTCCGGGGGCGGGGCGGCAATGGGTTCCGGATGCGGTGA
- a CDS encoding thiolase C-terminal domain-containing protein — protein sequence MPSSHRKVAVVGISLADCGRIDEATPYALHAQAARRALADSGLDRSVVDGFASAGLGTLAPVEVAEYLGLKPIWVDSTAVGGSTWEVMAAHAADAIAAGHANAVLLVYGSTARADIKAGRRTSNLSFGARGPLQFEVPYGHSLIAKYAMAARRHMHEYGTTLEQLAEVAVQARANAAANPDAMFRDPITVADVMSGPVIADPFTKLHCCIRSDGGCAVLLAAEEYVPDTAKEPVWILGTGEHVSHSTMSEWDDFTVSPAAVSGRLAFERAGVRPADIDLAEIYDAFTYMTLVTLEDLGFCAKGEGGAFVEKGRTGLTGELPVNTDGGGLSACHPGMRGLFLLVEAVRQLRGEAGGRQVRRAGGRLPELAVASGTGGWFCSSGTVVLGRG from the coding sequence ATGCCTTCTTCCCACCGCAAGGTCGCTGTCGTCGGCATATCCCTCGCCGACTGCGGGCGCATCGACGAGGCCACGCCGTACGCACTGCACGCCCAGGCCGCCCGCCGGGCACTGGCCGATTCGGGCCTGGACCGGTCCGTCGTCGACGGTTTCGCCTCCGCCGGACTCGGCACGCTCGCCCCGGTCGAGGTCGCCGAGTATCTGGGGCTGAAACCCATCTGGGTGGACTCCACCGCGGTCGGCGGCTCGACCTGGGAGGTGATGGCGGCCCATGCGGCGGACGCCATCGCGGCGGGTCACGCCAATGCCGTTCTGCTGGTGTACGGATCGACGGCACGCGCGGACATCAAGGCGGGCCGCCGGACGTCCAACCTCTCCTTCGGGGCGCGCGGCCCGCTCCAGTTCGAGGTGCCGTACGGGCACTCACTGATCGCCAAGTACGCAATGGCCGCCCGCCGCCATATGCACGAGTACGGGACGACCCTGGAGCAGCTCGCCGAGGTGGCGGTCCAGGCGCGGGCGAACGCGGCGGCCAACCCGGACGCGATGTTCCGTGACCCGATCACGGTGGCCGACGTGATGTCGGGGCCGGTGATCGCGGACCCGTTCACCAAGCTGCACTGCTGCATCCGCAGCGACGGCGGCTGCGCGGTACTGCTGGCCGCCGAGGAGTACGTACCGGACACGGCGAAGGAGCCGGTGTGGATCCTCGGTACGGGTGAGCACGTCTCGCACTCCACCATGTCCGAGTGGGACGACTTCACGGTCTCCCCCGCGGCGGTCTCGGGCCGCCTGGCGTTCGAACGGGCGGGGGTGCGGCCCGCGGACATCGATCTCGCCGAGATCTATGACGCGTTCACCTATATGACGCTGGTGACGCTGGAGGACCTGGGGTTCTGTGCGAAGGGGGAGGGCGGCGCGTTCGTGGAGAAGGGCCGGACCGGTCTGACGGGCGAGCTGCCGGTCAACACGGACGGGGGCGGCCTGTCCGCCTGCCACCCCGGGATGCGCGGACTGTTCCTGCTGGTGGAGGCGGTACGGCAGCTGCGCGGCGAGGCGGGTGGGCGCCAGGTGCGCAGGGCGGGCGGACGGCTGCCGGAGCTGGCGGTGGCATCGGGGACGGGCGGCTGGTTCTGCTCGTCGGGGACGGTGGTGCTGGGGCGGGGGTGA
- the pspAB gene encoding PspA-associated protein PspAB gives MGLLDTILGRTKPVRPDLDQLFAVPSAALTLQAGAGFAPTGLGSVCFAGVEGGTFARIQQDVRELLDADTDRGGIPVEFSQDTYGYTWLLARQSAEDTAALVNDLHAVNTLLQDGGFGPQLLCSLIGFRDARDRPLALVYLYKRGTFYPFAPVPGGAEKRDNQLELQVRAVLGDDLRMEKDLARWFPVWGAPGL, from the coding sequence ATGGGTCTCCTCGACACCATCCTGGGCCGCACCAAACCGGTCCGCCCCGACCTCGACCAGCTCTTCGCCGTGCCCTCCGCCGCCCTCACCCTCCAGGCCGGCGCGGGGTTCGCCCCCACCGGCCTCGGCTCGGTCTGCTTCGCGGGCGTCGAGGGCGGCACCTTCGCCCGCATCCAGCAGGACGTACGCGAACTGCTCGACGCCGACACCGACCGGGGCGGCATTCCGGTGGAGTTCAGCCAGGACACGTACGGCTACACCTGGCTGCTCGCCCGGCAGTCGGCCGAGGACACGGCCGCCCTGGTCAACGACCTGCACGCGGTGAACACGCTGCTCCAGGACGGCGGCTTCGGGCCACAGCTGCTCTGCTCCCTGATCGGCTTCCGGGATGCGCGGGACCGTCCGCTGGCCCTGGTCTATCTCTACAAGCGCGGCACGTTCTATCCGTTCGCCCCGGTGCCGGGCGGCGCCGAGAAGCGCGACAACCAGCTGGAGTTGCAGGTCCGGGCGGTGCTCGGGGACGACCTCCGGATGGAGAAGGATCTGGCCCGGTGGTTCCCGGTGTGGGGGGCGCCGGGGCTGTGA